A window of the Arenibacter algicola genome harbors these coding sequences:
- the trpS gene encoding tryptophan--tRNA ligase produces the protein MARILTGIQSTGTPHLGNILGAIIPAIEMANNPANDSFLFIADMHSLTQIKNGELLRNNTYAVAATWLAFGLDINKTAFYRQSDIPQTAELAWYLSCFFPYQRLTLAHSFKDKADRLDDVNAGLFFYPMLMAADILLYDAEIVPVGKDQLQHLEMTRDVASRFHAQLGETFVIPEGKVQEETMYIPGTDGSKMSKSKGNLISLFQTDKQLRKQIMGIQTDSTPMEASKDPDTDNVFALYKILATENQVAEMRTNYINGNYGYGHAKQALYEVVLERFGEAREKFDYYMNNLNELDEALAFGAKKAKIVADGVLERVRMKVGY, from the coding sequence ATGGCAAGAATCTTAACCGGTATACAAAGTACAGGAACCCCTCATCTAGGGAATATTTTGGGAGCGATCATCCCAGCGATAGAAATGGCAAACAATCCAGCAAACGATTCCTTTCTCTTTATTGCGGATATGCACTCATTAACTCAAATTAAGAATGGAGAGCTATTACGAAACAACACTTATGCTGTTGCGGCTACCTGGTTGGCATTTGGCTTGGACATTAATAAAACCGCCTTTTATCGCCAGAGTGATATCCCCCAGACCGCAGAACTGGCTTGGTACCTCAGCTGTTTTTTTCCATACCAAAGACTAACCCTAGCACACTCTTTTAAGGACAAGGCGGACAGATTGGACGACGTAAATGCCGGTTTGTTCTTTTATCCCATGCTAATGGCTGCGGATATACTTCTATACGATGCAGAGATAGTCCCTGTAGGCAAGGATCAATTGCAGCATTTGGAAATGACGCGGGACGTAGCCTCAAGGTTCCACGCCCAATTGGGAGAAACTTTTGTAATACCTGAAGGAAAGGTACAGGAAGAGACCATGTATATCCCGGGTACCGATGGCTCCAAAATGAGCAAAAGCAAGGGGAATTTGATAAGTCTTTTTCAAACCGACAAACAATTGCGCAAACAGATTATGGGTATACAAACGGACAGTACCCCTATGGAAGCCTCTAAAGATCCAGATACGGATAATGTGTTTGCACTGTACAAAATTCTTGCTACAGAAAATCAAGTTGCCGAAATGCGGACCAATTATATAAACGGCAACTATGGCTACGGGCATGCCAAACAAGCGCTATACGAAGTGGTCTTGGAACGCTTTGGCGAAGCTAGGGAAAAGTTCGATTATTATATGAATAATCTAAACGAACTGGATGAAGCCTTGGCTTTTGGCGCCAAAAAAGCCAAAATAGTGGCCGATGGGGTTCTGGAAAGAGTAAGGATGAAGGTGGGGTATTGA
- a CDS encoding lysophospholipid acyltransferase family protein, whose translation MLSFLKKIGHTLYRIWFYFLVFLPILIMLPFLVIFTLSERTYPQFFWMARNIWANTILYGMGCFPVIEWEQRLKKGESYMLVSNHTSMLDIMLMLKVSKNPFVFIGKKELVNIPLFGFFYKRVCILVDRESAKSRTAVYRRAQKRLQQGLSICIFPEGGVPDEHIVLDDFKDGAFKMAIAHKIPLVPMTFYDNKKRFSFTFFSGRPGRLRVRVHKFFATHNLKETDKIELRESVRAVILNDLEHSD comes from the coding sequence ATGTTATCATTCCTAAAAAAAATAGGCCATACGCTCTACCGGATTTGGTTCTATTTTTTAGTGTTTTTGCCCATTTTAATAATGTTACCTTTTTTGGTGATTTTTACACTTTCCGAAAGGACTTACCCACAGTTTTTTTGGATGGCCCGAAATATTTGGGCCAATACTATTCTTTATGGCATGGGGTGTTTTCCGGTAATTGAGTGGGAGCAAAGGCTTAAAAAGGGTGAAAGCTATATGTTGGTCTCTAATCACACCAGTATGCTGGATATTATGTTGATGTTAAAAGTCAGTAAAAATCCTTTTGTTTTTATCGGGAAGAAAGAATTGGTGAATATTCCTTTATTCGGGTTCTTCTATAAAAGGGTATGTATTTTGGTGGATAGGGAGAGCGCTAAAAGCAGGACAGCGGTATACAGAAGGGCACAAAAAAGATTACAACAAGGCTTGAGTATATGTATTTTTCCGGAGGGCGGCGTACCCGATGAACATATTGTTTTGGACGACTTTAAGGACGGGGCATTTAAAATGGCCATTGCGCATAAAATTCCTCTAGTGCCCATGACATTTTATGACAATAAAAAGCGATTTTCCTTTACTTTTTTTAGTGGCCGTCCAGGGAGGTTACGCGTTAGGGTACATAAATTTTTTGCAACTCATAATCTTAAAGAAACAGATAAGATTGAGCTTCGGGAATCTGTAAGAGCGGTAATACTGAACGATCTAGAGCATTCCGATTAG
- a CDS encoding porin family protein: MSENNLDKLFQEKLANFQEIPDEKVWNSIATSLDNKKRSRKLIPLWWKVGGAAAILAILFFAIDPFSTSESATPVITDVENNTPSTKDDNILQESSIEATSITGNEGKTLDENKIEASDQTARDKITDPLPNKGSIAAEGNPKQDNSGKGQKNAIPTHTASKELVTNASGTKSIDNNAGQDPANSVYPKPKEDTLPSKELPIPAEEAIVHQENNNANKPIEKTPEVISEDLPSNKKSILEAIEENEVVEVKQTQNGKWSAGPSIAPVYFNGMGEGSPINSILASNSKTGSVTMSYGITVAYEISKKLSLRSGIHKVDYGYDTNDVSFTSSFNASTGNQISNIDYSNDSQSIILNNPNNENVIPKPGSVFAMDVTGKNPTRLGTMGQQMGYLEVPLELNYALLNRKFGVNIIGGVSSLFLTDNSVVLESSGQTTEFGEANNINSVNFSTNLGLGLDYKFTPKLKFNVEPVFKYQLNTFSNTSGNFNPYSLGVYSGFTFKF, from the coding sequence ATGAGTGAAAATAATTTAGACAAATTATTTCAAGAGAAGTTGGCCAACTTCCAAGAAATTCCAGACGAAAAAGTATGGAATTCCATAGCCACTTCCTTGGATAATAAGAAACGATCCCGCAAGCTTATTCCCCTTTGGTGGAAAGTAGGAGGAGCGGCAGCAATACTTGCCATCCTATTCTTTGCGATCGATCCTTTTTCCACTTCCGAATCGGCAACACCGGTTATTACGGATGTAGAAAATAATACCCCAAGTACCAAGGACGATAATATTTTACAGGAATCTTCCATTGAAGCCACCAGCATAACCGGTAATGAAGGGAAAACACTAGACGAAAATAAAATTGAAGCCTCAGACCAAACGGCCAGGGACAAAATTACAGATCCCCTGCCCAACAAGGGAAGCATAGCTGCAGAAGGTAACCCAAAACAAGATAACTCAGGTAAAGGACAAAAGAACGCTATTCCAACCCACACGGCATCCAAGGAATTGGTAACAAATGCATCGGGCACTAAGAGTATTGATAATAATGCTGGCCAAGACCCGGCCAATTCCGTATATCCAAAACCAAAAGAGGACACATTACCCTCTAAGGAGTTGCCTATTCCTGCTGAGGAAGCCATTGTACATCAAGAAAACAATAACGCAAACAAGCCCATTGAAAAAACTCCTGAAGTCATCTCTGAAGACCTTCCATCAAATAAAAAATCCATTTTAGAGGCCATTGAAGAAAATGAGGTCGTTGAAGTTAAGCAAACCCAGAATGGAAAGTGGTCTGCAGGTCCCAGTATTGCTCCAGTTTACTTTAACGGTATGGGTGAAGGATCCCCAATCAATTCCATTCTAGCCTCCAATAGCAAAACAGGAAGTGTAACCATGAGTTACGGTATTACGGTAGCTTACGAAATTTCCAAAAAACTAAGCCTGCGCTCCGGTATCCATAAGGTAGATTATGGTTATGATACCAACGACGTCTCCTTTACATCCTCCTTTAACGCTTCTACGGGTAACCAAATAAGCAATATTGATTATTCCAATGACTCCCAATCCATCATTTTGAATAATCCGAATAACGAAAATGTAATTCCCAAACCCGGATCTGTATTCGCTATGGATGTAACTGGCAAAAACCCTACCCGCTTAGGAACAATGGGGCAACAAATGGGGTATTTGGAGGTACCTCTTGAACTAAACTATGCGCTCTTGAACCGTAAATTTGGCGTCAACATTATAGGTGGGGTAAGTTCCCTATTTCTTACGGATAATTCCGTGGTGTTGGAATCCAGCGGACAGACTACAGAGTTTGGGGAAGCCAATAATATCAATTCCGTTAATTTTAGCACCAACCTTGGTCTTGGACTGGATTACAAGTTTACGCCTAAGCTTAAATTTAATGTTGAGCCGGTTTTTAAATATCAACTGAACACCTTTTCGAACACATCGGGCAATTTTAACCCCTATTCGTTGGGGGTTTACAGCGGGTTCACGTTCAAGTTTTAA
- a CDS encoding RNA polymerase sigma factor — MSNLVELINNCKKGNRQAQEQLYRDYSRILFGICLKYSRNKTEAEDNLHDSFMTIYSKIEQFKHQGSFEGWIKRITVNTVLQKYRKEETLTLVTDNIEDEMPEDSGYLNLDLATLLSYVQELPNKYRLTFNLYVLDGYSHKEISEMLGTSLGTSKSNLARARMILKEKIEANKAGIIMEG; from the coding sequence TTGAGTAACCTGGTTGAGCTCATAAATAATTGCAAAAAGGGGAACAGACAAGCGCAAGAACAGTTATACCGGGACTATTCCCGGATACTGTTCGGAATTTGTCTCAAATACTCGCGCAATAAAACGGAGGCCGAAGACAATCTGCATGATAGTTTTATGACCATCTACAGCAAAATTGAGCAGTTTAAACACCAAGGTTCTTTTGAAGGCTGGATAAAGCGCATTACTGTAAATACAGTACTTCAAAAATATAGGAAAGAGGAGACCTTAACACTGGTCACAGATAATATAGAGGATGAAATGCCAGAAGATTCGGGCTATTTAAACCTGGATTTGGCCACCTTGCTAAGTTATGTGCAAGAGCTTCCCAATAAATACCGCTTAACCTTCAACCTTTATGTGTTGGATGGCTATAGCCACAAAGAGATCAGTGAAATGTTGGGAACGTCCCTAGGGACTTCCAAATCCAATCTTGCCAGAGCAAGAATGATATTAAAAGAAAAAATTGAGGCAAATAAAGCTGGAATTATAATGGAAGGGTAA
- the recA gene encoding recombinase RecA, with product MSSEKDAKLKALKLTLDKLDKTYGKGAVMKMGDSVVQDVEVISSGSLGLDVALGVGGYPRGRVIEIYGPESSGKTTLTLHAMAEAQKNGGIAAFIDAEHAFDRFYAQKLGVDIDNLIISQPDHGEQALEIADNLIRSGAIDIVVIDSVAALTPKSEIEGEMGDSKMGLHARLMSQALRKLTGSISKTNCTVIFINQLREKIGVMFGNPETTTGGNALKFYASVRLDIRRSTQIKDTDGDVQGNKTRVKVVKNKVAPPFRTAEFDIMYGEGISKVGEIIDLGVEFEIIKKSGSWFSYGDTKLGQGRDAVKSLLLDNPELLEELEGKIKEAIKTVKS from the coding sequence ATGAGTTCCGAAAAAGACGCAAAATTAAAAGCACTTAAACTAACCCTGGATAAATTGGATAAAACTTACGGCAAGGGTGCCGTAATGAAAATGGGAGATAGTGTAGTACAGGACGTAGAAGTGATATCTTCGGGTTCTTTGGGATTGGATGTAGCACTAGGTGTTGGAGGTTATCCACGAGGAAGGGTAATTGAAATTTACGGACCTGAATCTTCCGGTAAAACCACTCTTACACTGCACGCCATGGCTGAAGCCCAAAAAAATGGAGGTATCGCAGCTTTTATTGATGCGGAACATGCCTTCGACCGTTTTTATGCCCAAAAACTAGGGGTGGATATTGATAACCTTATCATTTCCCAGCCCGATCACGGGGAACAAGCTTTAGAAATTGCCGATAATCTAATACGCTCCGGTGCCATCGATATCGTAGTTATCGACTCTGTTGCCGCACTGACCCCAAAAAGTGAAATTGAAGGCGAAATGGGCGACTCAAAAATGGGGCTTCATGCCCGATTAATGTCGCAAGCGTTACGAAAACTTACCGGTTCTATCAGCAAAACAAATTGTACAGTAATCTTCATTAACCAATTGCGTGAAAAAATTGGGGTAATGTTCGGAAATCCGGAAACAACCACAGGAGGTAACGCCCTTAAATTTTATGCTTCCGTACGTTTGGATATAAGAAGATCTACCCAAATTAAGGATACCGACGGTGACGTACAAGGAAACAAGACACGTGTAAAAGTGGTGAAGAACAAGGTTGCCCCTCCATTCAGGACCGCCGAATTCGATATTATGTACGGGGAAGGTATTTCCAAAGTAGGGGAGATAATCGACCTGGGTGTTGAATTTGAAATTATTAAAAAAAGTGGATCCTGGTTTAGTTACGGCGATACCAAGCTGGGCCAAGGTAGGGATGCTGTTAAAAGTTTACTACTGGACAATCCGGAACTACTCGAAGAACTGGAAGGCAAAATTAAAGAAGCCATCAAAACAGTAAAGTCATAA
- the trhO gene encoding oxygen-dependent tRNA uridine(34) hydroxylase TrhO, translated as MQLYNTLSAKEREALIEEAGLERLTISFYQYARIGNPSIFRNHLFIHWNELDVLGRIYVAHEGINAQLSVPAVNFNAFKAHLDSITFLENVRLNIAIEQDNKSFLKLKVKVREKIVADGLNDDSFDVTNKGIHVDAVKFNELIEDSDTILVDMRNHYESEIGHFKNAITPDVDTFRDSLDIIEKDLADHKEDKKLVMYCTGGIRCEKASAYYKHKGFKNVYQLEGGIIEYTRQVKNLNLENKFLGKNFVFDHRRGERITDDVIANCHQCGSPCDNHVNCANEACHLLFIQCDACAEAMNNCCSVDCKEIHELPFEEQKKLRKGKVVGNKIFKKGRSEVLKYKK; from the coding sequence ATGCAACTGTACAATACCTTAAGTGCTAAGGAGAGAGAGGCCCTTATAGAGGAGGCGGGATTGGAGCGCCTTACCATTTCTTTCTATCAATATGCACGTATTGGCAATCCGTCAATTTTTCGAAACCATTTATTTATTCATTGGAACGAACTGGATGTTTTGGGCCGTATCTATGTAGCCCATGAAGGCATCAATGCCCAATTATCCGTTCCTGCCGTAAATTTCAATGCCTTTAAGGCTCACTTGGATAGTATCACCTTTTTGGAAAATGTTAGGTTGAATATCGCTATTGAACAGGATAACAAATCATTTTTAAAATTAAAGGTCAAGGTTCGTGAAAAGATTGTTGCCGACGGCTTAAATGATGACTCTTTTGATGTTACCAATAAGGGAATTCATGTAGATGCCGTTAAGTTTAATGAACTTATTGAGGATTCCGATACTATTTTGGTAGATATGCGCAATCACTATGAAAGTGAGATTGGGCATTTTAAGAACGCCATTACCCCTGATGTGGATACGTTTAGGGATTCGTTGGATATCATTGAAAAGGATCTGGCAGACCATAAAGAGGATAAAAAATTGGTCATGTACTGTACTGGTGGTATTAGGTGCGAAAAGGCCAGTGCTTATTATAAGCACAAAGGATTTAAGAACGTATATCAGCTGGAAGGTGGAATTATAGAATATACGCGTCAGGTTAAAAATCTGAATTTGGAAAATAAATTCTTAGGTAAGAATTTTGTTTTTGATCATCGTAGGGGAGAGCGGATAACCGATGATGTCATCGCCAATTGCCATCAATGTGGCAGCCCTTGTGACAATCACGTGAATTGTGCCAATGAGGCATGCCATCTACTTTTTATTCAATGTGATGCCTGTGCAGAGGCAATGAACAACTGTTGTTCTGTGGATTGCAAGGAAATTCATGAACTACCTTTTGAGGAACAGAAAAAATTAAGGAAAGGAAAAGTGGTTGGTAACAAGATTTTTAAAAAGGGTCGTTCCGAGGTTTTGAAGTATAAGAAGTAA